A window of Zingiber officinale cultivar Zhangliang chromosome 5A, Zo_v1.1, whole genome shotgun sequence contains these coding sequences:
- the LOC121983370 gene encoding calmodulin-like, translating to MAIKYYATTAKNRSVDMTVEEFKEWLRLFDVDNDGRISREELRRAISSINVRFSGWKSGRGIRYADGDGDGYIDADEVDKLAEFARTSLGIRIVS from the coding sequence ATGGCGATCAAGTACTACGCCACCACGGCGAAGAATCGGTCGGTCGACATGACGGTGGAGGAGTTTAAGGAGTGGCTGAGGCTGTTCGACGTCGACAACGACGGCCGCATCAGCCGGGAGGAGCTCCGGCGGGCCATCAGCAGCATCAACGTCCGCTTCAGCGGCTGGAAGAGCGGCCGAGGCATCCGGTACGCCGACGGTGATGGTGACGGCTACATCGACGCCGACGAGGTCGACAAGCTGGCGGAGTTCGCTCGGACGTCGTTGGGTATCAGAATCGTTTCCTaa
- the LOC121980149 gene encoding BRI1 kinase inhibitor 1-like, whose translation MEIEDKVTSPPRPPHLLPPSAITSPTHDFSFAISFQTLSSPATLRGSAAKSPSASFGAFDLAPADDIFLHGHLLPLHLLSHPGSPPRDSDISFENFRFPLGHTDSDRNLNYFDPGKAGAKEESRATKPSSALAAFFGLGKLRRRNEKEGAEAAATTTRNRKRKGIDVIRLLRKYANLVELLFFSRTGERERERRRHEDDLRQRPCSFSGHSNRNSKAEAAEQGEWRRRKKGQMSAPASMRTSPSNSGLLSASSMTISSTSTSDSSTMEELQSAIQAAIAHCKNSIAVSAKQRAGET comes from the coding sequence ATGGAGATAGAGGATAAGGTTACTTCTCCACCACGACCGCCACATCTGCTGCCGCCGTCGGCGATCACTTCCCCCACGCACGATTTCTCCTTCGCCATCTCCTTCCAGACTCTCAGCTCGCCGGCCACGCTCAGAGGCAGCGCCGCCAAGTCGCCCTCTGCCTCCTTCGGGGCTTTCGACTTGGCCCCCGCCGACGATATATTCCTCCACGGCCACCTCCTGCCCCTCCACCTCCTCTCCCACCCCGGCAGCCCCCCGCGGGATTCTGATATCTCCTTTGAAAACTTCAGGTTCCCCCTCGGGCATACCGACAGCGATCGCAATCTCAACTACTTCGACCCCGGCAAGGCCGGCGCCAAGGAGGAGAGCAGAGCGACGAAGCCGTCGTCGGCTTTGGCTGCCTTCTTCGGCCTCGGGAAGTTGAGGAGGCGCAACGAGAAGGAGGGCGCGGAGGCGGCTGCGACGACGACGAGGAACAGAAAGAGGAAGGGGATCGACGTGATTCGGCTTCTGCGGAAGTACGCGAACCTGGTGGAGCTCCTGTTCTTCTCCAGAacaggggagagggagagggagcggAGGCGCCACGAGGACGACCTGCGACAGCGGCCGTGCTCCTTCTCGGGGCACTCCAACCGGAACAGTAAGGCCGAGGCGGCGGAGCAGGGGGAGTGGAGGCGGCGGAAGAAAGGACAGATGTCGGCCCCAGCGTCGATGAGGACGTCGCCATCCAACAGCGGCCTCCTCTCGGCCTCCTCGATGACCATCTCGTCGACCTCCACGTCGGACAGCAGCACGATGGAGGAGCTGCAGAGCGCAATCCAGGCGGCGATCGCCCACTGCAAAAACTCCATCGCCGTTTCGGCGAAGCAGAGAGCCGGCGAGACGTGA